Part of the Lolium rigidum isolate FL_2022 chromosome 6, APGP_CSIRO_Lrig_0.1, whole genome shotgun sequence genome, CAGCCACCGCATTAGTGCCACCGCTTTGGAAAGTGTTCACCAGTGAAGAACTTCGATCAATCACAAAGAACTTCAGTGAGGGAAACCGGCTTCCTGGAAATGCAAAGACGGGTGGTACCTACAGTGGGATCTTGCCAGATGGATCCAAATTGGCAATTAAGAGATTAAAGAGATCCAGCCTACAGAGGAAGAAGGATTTCTACTCTGAGATTAGTAGAGTCGCAAAGCTTTATCACCTTAATTTAGTGGCTGTAAAAGGGTGTTGTTATGATCATGGTGATCGCTTTATTGTCTATGAGTTTGTCGCCAATGGGCCGTTGGACGTGTGGCTGCATCATATTCCCAGAGGAGGGAGGAGCCTTGATTGGGCAACAAGAATGAGAGTTGCAACAACCCTTGCTCAGGGGATTGCGTAAGTCATCCTAGACTTAAATGTATTTAGTTTCTTATCTGTTCCACTCTTCAAAACATTATTTCTTAATTATTTTGAGAGTAATAATTGGTAAAGCAAGCTGCAAGTGTTTTTGCTAATTCAGATTCTTCTTTCATAATATCGATGCATGTTGTTGTGCTTGCCAAACTAGGCTTAGCTAAAAGAGCAAAACGACAGTTAATGTCTGAAATTTACACAGAATCATGCATAAACTTGTTCTGGGTATGGACTGGTGTGCATGCAGAAAATACATAATTGTCTCATATAATAGTCCACACTGCTTTATAAAGTGGTATTGAAACTCTCAGTTGGATTACCATTTTTTGGATAACTTATTTCTGTTGCATGATACGTATATCACATGGATTCCAAACTAGATATTAGAAGTTCCAATGTATTTGTTTATCATTTGCAGCTTAAGAGATATGATCGTATGTTTGGGTCCTCGTTAAGTGTCACCTCTACCGTAACAGTGCAAATGTTCTATGGGTGGGAAACTATTTGGAGCGCTTAGGTTATAAATGAAGCATAGTAATTGCATAAGTCAACAGGGTTCCACCCTTCTATTGTTGGAAATTCTCTCACATTAATTTATTAATTTCAGATTTGATAGAATGATTGTTAAAGCCTTATATAGATTGCAGCAATATTGATTGGCATGTGTGTTTTTTAGAGAATGTGTTTTTGTGTTGTGCTAAAACATGATGACTTGAAATTGCATGTTAACATTAATTTTAAGACATTTTTCCGTGTTACCCTTGCCCTTACAGCCTTATATTTAATTTGCTACCATTATTACATACTCACTGGTGCCGTTTTCGATCCAGGTTTTTGCATGACAAGGTGAAGCCCCAGGTAGTCCACCGTGATATCCGTGCATGCAATGTGCTTCTTGATGAGGAATTCTGCTCCCATCTGATGGGAGTTGGGCTGTCCAAGTTTGTGCCGTGGGAAGTAATGCACGAGAGGACTGTCAAGGCCGCCACATATGGATACCTTGCTCCTGAGTTCATCTACAGGAATGAGCTGACAACAAAGAGCGATGTTTACAGCTTTGGCGTGCTGCTTCTAGAAATCATCAGCGGTCGTCGACCAGCACAGTCTGTTGAATCTGTTGGATGGCAGACCATATTTGAATGGGCTACGCCTCTAGTCCAATCACACCGGCATCTAGAGCTACTAGACCCGCTCATCAATGACTTGCCAGAGATAGGGGTGATCCAGAAAGTGGTCGACCTTGTCTACGCCTGCACCCAGCATGTCCCCTCGGTGCGGCCAAGGATGTCCCATGTCGTCCATCAACTACAGCAGCTTGAGCTGAAGTCAGCAGCATCTGAGCAACTGAGAAGCGGGACCAGCACCAGTGCGACATCTCCAATGCTACCACTGGAGGTACGAACACCTTGTTGAAACCATCCGCCATCAGAAGTCAAGAACCACTGCTGTTCTTCTCATCATCAGCTTTTAAGTAGGACATTCCTTGAAGCACGGAGTGACCCAAAGAGCCTCATGTGACTGTAAGCGCGACGGTTCCTTCTGCGCAAGTACTTAGGGAGAGAATTAGATTCCTGGAGGCCTAAGCTTTGTAGTACCGTTAGAAGTTCTTGACATCGTTGTCACTAGCCATTTGTACCTCAGCTAATTTCTACTTTAGATCTCGATATGTCAGTTTACTGAGCAACATTGTTCAATGTCTGTACTATGCCAAAGCTGCTTATCTATGTGTTACCTGAATGCTGATCTTCATATTTATAGTTGAGAACAAGGTTGTGTTAAGATCATCGGGCTTGAGATGTATTCATGAACAACTAGTGGAGTAGAAGAGGTTCTTGAACTGCACAGTTCGCCTTAGCCTACTGAACGTAGGTTTCAATGGCTAGCTAGCGCTGGGTTCAAATGGAATCAGCAACTTCTTGATCTGCGTGCTTCTGGCACCACCATGGCCGGACGCTGACGCTGTCGTGGTGCTGGGTGGCCCTCTGTTTCTTGGCTTTGGGGGCTTCCAGTTGCTCCAGAATCCTCGGCTCGTGAGTTTTTTCTCCTCAGGTTGGCTTGAGAGCTTCTCTCTCGGAGCTCgaaatgatgatgtatgtggctcGCTAAACCCATGAATATGGCCAGCATCTCCAGCCTTCTCCTTTTGGCTCATGAACATAGTTTCCCTGGACCCTGCAGTGCTGGTACTTGTGGTTCATGAACAAGTCTGAGATAGCTAACATCCTTCTCGACATAGGCAATCGACCTGCAAAAATTGTTATCACAGTACAGTGCAGTTTCTGATCCAGATCACCTCTCGAATATGAAAATACTGTGACTGTTTTCGCATAACACAATGACTTGTAAAACCCTGCTAGGAATAATTCAATTCTCACCAATTTCTGAAGTAGATACCAGTACATCGTCTCTCATGTTAAGTTTCAGCACTTGCATCAGGAAATTAGGGAGGCTGCTAGGACTACAGACATGGAGCAAACAAGGGCCGAAATGAAAGTGAGGCTAGATACAAATCCTGCGTGCGCTCCGTCTCCACAGGGTACACGCCACACGGCTTTATCCACAGGCTCAGCATCGAGATTCTTGAAGACCCATATGCATGAATCAGGATGGGTGTACTTTTTCTGGTAACGGAGAAGCAGGTCTGGGCTGCCAAACTCAACTGTCGCGTGACCGCTGGAATAGAGAGGCTGCAAATAAAAATGGCAGTCAGTAGTCCGCTAGGAGTTTCTTCAAaagtgttagggcatctccaggagCGCGacacattttagcgtccgcgcgcgtccgtttgcgtcggcccttttggtcgaaaacgaccgcgcgtccgtttgcgtcgggggtggctccagcggcacgacgcatttttttttaggacgaatcatttttttgaactgaaacataACTTATATACTtgaaaacattaaaaaaaaacctaaaacgcctactgctgcgcatcgtggccgtgctgctcctcgtcgctgtcgagcaagatgacctccggtatgtcccacggccagtagccatccgggggagcgtacgccgggcgcgatcgcggtgctcgaggttgaggaggctgcgggctgaggcggcggtggaggcgcccggggctgcgggcgtggcggcggatgaggagcccagccataaggccgtggcggcggtgggggagcGCCCAAGGCTGTGGCGCCGGTGGAGGAGGCACCGCCGAGTCCGGGAGcgctgtcgaagggcttcatccgccgacaggcccggcggcatgacagcggtggcgtagcggggcagcggcggctgcacaggcgcgtcgtactcggagacgaggaggccgagcttggccatctcgtcgtccgtcatgttgtcggggaactcgaagttccggccctccgccatggcctgctgccattcgtggaagacgaggccgacgtagtcctcgctgtcgtccttcacctcctcgctatggtacgcgagcgcctcgatgtagtcgtcgtcgtcgtacacggcgtaggcttcgtcgtcgtcgtcctcgtcctcgcggtcgttgtgctgcggctgctcacgtcgcgtcggcgcctgctgacgacgcgtcggcgcctgctgacgacgagcgatgccattgaaggcgccgcagaagcccagccgccgcccgccagtgcacgcgcagaacaggaagctgcagcattcatggcgaaggctgcggcgcagacgcggaagcgctgaccg contains:
- the LOC124663084 gene encoding C-type lectin receptor-like tyrosine-protein kinase At1g52310, giving the protein MAMALALAVFTLASLLLFAAAAPALAQTPSCPDGWQITPDNAKCFRHIPNSLSWDGSEALCRNFSAHLATLSSAQDLNFAKSLCGAGSSSGCWVGGRRYNTSSVAGWKWSDGSSSWNEAVFPGEPSRANCSGARCGQATSGDMCALVTSKHAALAGKKCGESHGLICMINHEDRCYHDHCHKEYFIVLIVVSGLILSTTLAVVVWLLVFRRSKKRKRSREASGTSATALVPPLWKVFTSEELRSITKNFSEGNRLPGNAKTGGTYSGILPDGSKLAIKRLKRSSLQRKKDFYSEISRVAKLYHLNLVAVKGCCYDHGDRFIVYEFVANGPLDVWLHHIPRGGRSLDWATRMRVATTLAQGIAFLHDKVKPQVVHRDIRACNVLLDEEFCSHLMGVGLSKFVPWEVMHERTVKAATYGYLAPEFIYRNELTTKSDVYSFGVLLLEIISGRRPAQSVESVGWQTIFEWATPLVQSHRHLELLDPLINDLPEIGVIQKVVDLVYACTQHVPSVRPRMSHVVHQLQQLELKSAASEQLRSGTSTSATSPMLPLEVRTPC